A genomic segment from Spinacia oleracea cultivar Varoflay chromosome 3, BTI_SOV_V1, whole genome shotgun sequence encodes:
- the LOC110797786 gene encoding two-component response regulator ARR12, producing the protein MEQEMQSIHSQTLASFFCLAQKKPRVVWSVELHRKFVAAVNQLGLEKVVPKKILKLMNVDKLNSDTFWLNPRYPATITNIVTVSTTSALEAGDEVPSRRLGATGIREGSIARRWVKPT; encoded by the exons ATGGAGCAGGAGATGCAGAGTATACATTCCCAAACTTTGGCCAGCTTTTTTTGTTTAGCTCAGAAGAAGCCTCGTGTTGTCTGGTCCGTGGAGCTGCACCGCAAGTTTGTTGCTGCTGTAAATCAACTTGGCCTTGAGA AGGTTGTACctaagaaaatcctaaaattgaTGAATGTCGATAAGCTTAACTCGGATACTTTTTGGCTCAATCCCAGATACCCAGCCACCATAACCAATATAGTCACCGTGAGTACAACTTCAGCATTGGAGGCAGGTGATGAAGTTCCCAGTAGGAGGCTAGGAGCAACAGGAATTCGAGAAGGAAGTATTGCCAGAAGATGGGTCAAACCAACATAA
- the LOC110797785 gene encoding tetrapyrrole-binding protein, chloroplastic, with the protein MATIHHQSYHHSSPYSVARRPRRHSLDSSIPSSTTTTSSSSISLKHPNTISLSSHMITFPLLSSPSATTTNTPTTTPDTAFSLDVLQRHLASGDFRQADEETRRLIIVLAGEAAVKRGYVFFSEVQFMPSDDLKAIDELWLKSSGGRFGYSVQRKIWLKLDKDFTRFFIKVGWMKKLDTEVEQFNYRAFPNEFIWELNPTPPPTTNANDAANDNNNNDIRVNDAPPEGHLPLTNALRGTQLLNCILTHPAFNDDGSDKVEDDDDNQGVVEESDKKKSRFATLRDKLFKPNYSF; encoded by the coding sequence aTGGCCACCATCCACCACCAATCTTACCACCACTCTTCCCCTTACTCGGTGGCTCGCCGCCCTCGACGACACTCCTTAGACTCTTCCATTCCttcttccaccaccaccacctcctccTCCTCAATCTCCCTCAAACACCCCAACACCATCTCCCTCTCATCTCACATGATCACATTCCCCCTCCTCTCCTCCCCTTCCGCCACTACAACCAACACTCCCACCACTACCCCTGACACCGCCTTTTCCCTCGACGTCCTCCAACGCCACCTCGCCTCAGGAGACTTCCGCCAAGCAGACGAAGAAACCCGCCGTCTCATCATCGTTTTAGCCGGCGAAGCCGCCGTTAAGCGCGGCTACGTCTTCTTCTCAGAAGTCCAGTTCATGCCTAGCGACGACCTTAAGGCAATCGATGAGCTCTGGCTCAAGTCAAGCGGCGGCCGGTTCGGGTACAGCGTTCAGAGAAAGATATGGTTAAAGCTTGACAAAGACTTCACCAGATTCTTCATCAAAGTCGGGTGGATGAAGAAACTCGACACCGAAGTTGAGCAGTTTAATTACAGAGCTTTCCCTAATGAGTTCATCTGGGAACTTAATCCTACTCCTCCTCCTACTACTAATGCTAATGATGCTgctaatgataataataataatgatattagGGTTAATGATGCTCCTCCTGAAGGGCATTTGCCATTAACAAATGCATTAAGAGGAACTCAGCTGCTAAATTGTATATTAACTCATCCTGCATTTAATGACGATGGAAGTGataaggttgaagatgatgatgataacCAAGGTGTGGTTGAGGAAAGTGATAAGAAGAAATCGAGGTTTGCTACTTTGAGGGATAAGTTGTTTAAGCCTAATTatagtttttga